One part of the Terrimicrobium sacchariphilum genome encodes these proteins:
- a CDS encoding MFS transporter, with protein MSHVSPPDRSLGGSGGAPSGEVVALSPSGARVWKVGSLQYTAGGLVVLFLLLLLGDFSWSMRDRSVGPMAQWYLKHLDVPNYLFALLISSFPALVGLVLGPIISVKSDRHRGPRGRRIPFLLVTTPIAAAGMIGLGVTPHLARWVHGHFPGQSEVFVAVVCFGVFWAIFEFATIAAMAIFGGLINDVVPQEFLGRFYGLFRAVSLIDGMIFNFWILGKVETYYTVILVIIGFFYGLSFYWVCLKVREGDYPPPETHANTHPLAEVKTYFRECFHRPYYVGVFVMMMAASLVFMPVNIFMIPYADSLGMSMDTYGKCLALTFLISLILAYPLGWLADVFHPLRMCIFSLVGYAVVTGWGALNARTPETFAIALVLHGVLSGCYFTVGASLGARLFPRTRYAQFASASGIVGSLGAMTVGPLVGGLVDATGNAYYHTFTAGCVMAVIALLAAIGVYLRFLSLGGPRGYVAPE; from the coding sequence ATGTCTCACGTTTCGCCTCCTGATCGTTCCCTCGGTGGATCCGGAGGTGCGCCTTCCGGGGAGGTTGTGGCGCTTTCGCCCTCTGGAGCGAGAGTGTGGAAGGTCGGTTCACTTCAGTATACTGCGGGCGGGCTGGTTGTTTTGTTCCTCCTGCTGTTGCTGGGGGACTTTTCCTGGTCGATGCGAGATCGTTCGGTGGGGCCGATGGCCCAATGGTATCTCAAGCACCTGGATGTTCCGAATTATCTCTTCGCTCTTCTGATCAGTTCTTTTCCGGCCTTGGTGGGACTAGTCCTCGGGCCAATTATCAGCGTCAAATCCGATAGGCACCGCGGTCCCCGCGGGCGGCGTATTCCCTTCCTTCTCGTCACAACTCCGATCGCTGCTGCGGGAATGATCGGTCTCGGGGTCACCCCGCATTTGGCTCGCTGGGTGCATGGACATTTCCCGGGACAGAGCGAGGTTTTTGTGGCGGTCGTCTGTTTCGGCGTTTTCTGGGCGATATTCGAGTTTGCGACCATTGCTGCGATGGCGATCTTTGGCGGCCTCATCAATGACGTGGTGCCCCAGGAGTTTCTTGGTCGTTTCTATGGGCTTTTTCGTGCGGTAAGCCTCATCGATGGGATGATTTTCAACTTCTGGATCCTGGGGAAGGTCGAGACGTACTACACCGTGATTCTTGTCATTATCGGATTCTTTTACGGCCTTTCGTTCTACTGGGTGTGTCTGAAGGTGAGGGAGGGTGACTACCCACCTCCAGAGACACACGCGAACACACACCCGCTGGCCGAGGTGAAGACGTATTTCCGCGAGTGCTTTCACCGTCCCTATTATGTCGGCGTGTTTGTCATGATGATGGCGGCCTCGCTCGTTTTCATGCCGGTGAATATCTTCATGATTCCCTACGCGGACAGCCTGGGAATGAGCATGGACACCTACGGGAAATGCCTTGCATTGACTTTCCTTATCTCGCTCATCCTTGCCTATCCGCTCGGCTGGCTGGCCGATGTCTTTCATCCGCTACGCATGTGCATCTTCAGCCTGGTCGGGTACGCTGTCGTGACGGGCTGGGGCGCTCTGAATGCGAGGACGCCGGAGACCTTTGCCATCGCGCTGGTGCTTCACGGCGTACTGTCGGGATGTTACTTCACCGTGGGTGCGTCGTTGGGTGCGCGGCTTTTTCCGCGGACCCGCTACGCACAGTTTGCCAGCGCCTCGGGTATCGTTGGTTCTCTCGGTGCGATGACGGTCGGTCCGCTGGTTGGCGGTTTGGTGGATGCGACGGGCAATGCCTACTATCATACGTTCACGGCAGGTTGTGTGATGGCCGTGATCGCGCTGCTGGCAGCGATCGGTGTTTACCTCCGGTTCCTGAGCCTCGGGGGACCCCGGGGCTATGTGGCACCGGAGTAA
- a CDS encoding GH1 family beta-glucosidase, with the protein MANFPKDFFWGAAAAAYQIEGSAPIDGKGACVWDMFSAIPGKTFEGHSGASACDHYHRYEADAAMMSELGIPNYRLSISWPRILPAGRSAINAKGVDFYDRLVDVLLAKGIQPWVTLFHWDYPYELYKLGGWLNPESPQWFAEYVQIVVEKLSDRVSRWMTINEPQCFVGLGHQTGYHAPGDRLGLKEVLQAAHHVLIAHGRAVQVIRSHARTGPTIGWAPCGAMAMPEDESSSADIEAARKAVFCFGPGNPLYSPAEPLWSVAWWSDAAVLGRYPEGELEVYGGAAPMFTEEEMRTIAQPLDFYGVNIYNGTVVRAGGDGGIERVPRAPGAPVTALKWPVTPTSLYWGPKFLNERYNLPVVVTENGLSGMDWVSLDGRVHDSQRIDFLQRYLRELDRAIGDGVDVRGYFQWSIMDNFEWSEGYKERFGLVHVDYETQKRTPKDSAYWYRDVITTNGRVLY; encoded by the coding sequence ATGGCAAACTTTCCAAAGGACTTCTTCTGGGGTGCGGCAGCGGCCGCTTATCAAATCGAAGGATCGGCACCCATCGATGGCAAGGGTGCCTGTGTCTGGGATATGTTTAGTGCAATCCCGGGCAAAACCTTTGAGGGGCATTCCGGCGCGAGCGCCTGCGATCATTATCATCGATATGAGGCGGATGCTGCGATGATGAGCGAACTGGGCATCCCCAACTATCGTCTCTCCATTTCATGGCCGCGCATTTTGCCCGCGGGTCGCAGTGCGATTAATGCGAAGGGGGTGGATTTTTATGACCGCCTCGTTGATGTTTTGCTTGCGAAGGGCATTCAGCCCTGGGTGACTCTATTTCATTGGGACTATCCCTATGAACTCTACAAGCTCGGAGGCTGGCTGAACCCGGAGAGTCCGCAGTGGTTTGCCGAATATGTGCAGATCGTGGTTGAAAAGCTGTCTGATCGTGTGTCGCGGTGGATGACGATTAACGAGCCGCAGTGTTTCGTGGGCCTTGGACATCAGACCGGCTATCATGCGCCCGGTGACCGGCTAGGATTGAAAGAGGTTCTTCAGGCGGCCCATCATGTGTTGATCGCTCATGGTCGGGCTGTTCAGGTGATACGGAGTCACGCTCGCACTGGGCCGACCATCGGGTGGGCGCCTTGCGGAGCGATGGCGATGCCGGAGGATGAATCCAGTTCCGCCGATATCGAGGCGGCCCGAAAGGCAGTGTTCTGCTTCGGCCCGGGAAATCCGCTGTATTCTCCTGCCGAACCCCTGTGGAGCGTAGCCTGGTGGTCCGACGCGGCTGTGCTCGGGAGGTATCCGGAAGGGGAACTCGAAGTCTACGGAGGTGCTGCGCCGATGTTTACGGAGGAAGAAATGCGAACCATCGCACAGCCACTCGATTTTTACGGAGTCAATATTTATAACGGAACCGTCGTGCGGGCGGGTGGGGACGGCGGGATCGAGCGAGTACCACGTGCACCCGGCGCGCCGGTGACCGCCCTCAAGTGGCCGGTTACGCCGACGAGTCTGTACTGGGGGCCGAAATTCCTGAACGAGCGCTACAACCTGCCCGTGGTCGTGACGGAGAACGGCCTGTCCGGCATGGATTGGGTCTCGCTCGACGGCCGGGTGCATGATTCCCAGCGAATCGATTTCCTGCAACGTTATCTGCGTGAGCTCGACCGGGCGATCGGGGACGGTGTGGATGTGCGGGGGTATTTCCAATGGTCTATCATGGATAATTTTGAATGGTCGGAGGGCTACAAGGAGCGTTTTGGCCTCGTCCATGTCGACTACGAGACCCAGAAACGCACGCCGAAGGATTCCGCCTATTGGTATCGTGATGTCATCACGACCAATGGCCGTGTGCTTTACTAG
- a CDS encoding alpha-glucosidase — translation MAQPAPAQSLILMTVPQPESPAWWKEAVFYQVYPRSFADSNGDGIGDLPGITGKLDYLKRLGVDGLWLSPIYASPNDDNGYDISDYLAIGPEYGTLKDFQELSLGLKERGLRLILDQVLNHTSDEHEWFHQSRSSRANPRRDWYHWLDARTDGEGDRPVPPNNWRSVFGGSAWEWEASTQQYYLHCFSRKQPDLNWRNPDVRRALYEVLTTWATRGADGFRLDVINMIAKAEGYPDVPRPAGNTEPFLNLDEYGVNQPPIHEYLREMHDAVFAGRDLYSVGETWWVGAHNTIDFTGYHRRELNAAFYFYFHECASGQAHFENFSNLYEATRGKSWLTVTLGNHDSRRSLSRFGDPVNYRHASASLLATWLLTLPATPFLFQGEELGLTDHAYSTITDYRDIQTVNRYQELVASGVSPEKALAEVRVTSRDNGRSPIPWDATPGAGFSRGVPWLPIAGDHRPFHAAGQVDDPGSIFHAYARLLALRKQVKSLVYGDFTPIKESGQVLAYRRGEWGSHPAVCVILNWGSSAQPWPCPIPSADGILYANHGGIAYSHLRPWEAVIFTAARL, via the coding sequence TTGGCTCAACCCGCTCCCGCACAGTCACTGATCCTGATGACCGTGCCGCAGCCAGAGTCCCCAGCATGGTGGAAGGAAGCCGTCTTTTACCAGGTCTATCCAAGAAGCTTCGCCGACTCGAATGGCGATGGCATCGGAGATCTGCCCGGCATCACTGGCAAACTTGACTACCTGAAGCGCCTCGGCGTCGATGGTCTCTGGCTGTCTCCCATCTATGCATCTCCCAATGATGACAATGGCTACGACATCTCCGACTATCTGGCGATCGGGCCGGAGTACGGAACCCTCAAGGATTTTCAAGAGCTTTCGCTCGGGCTAAAAGAGCGGGGCCTGCGGCTGATCCTCGACCAGGTCCTCAATCACACCTCCGACGAGCACGAGTGGTTTCACCAGAGTCGCTCTTCACGAGCAAACCCCAGACGGGACTGGTATCACTGGCTCGACGCCAGGACGGATGGAGAGGGAGATCGCCCGGTCCCGCCAAACAACTGGCGTTCCGTCTTCGGCGGCTCGGCTTGGGAATGGGAAGCCTCAACACAGCAGTATTACCTTCACTGTTTCTCCCGCAAACAACCTGACCTGAACTGGCGCAATCCCGACGTTCGACGTGCACTCTACGAGGTCCTGACGACCTGGGCCACCCGGGGAGCGGATGGCTTTCGCCTCGACGTCATCAATATGATTGCCAAGGCAGAGGGCTACCCCGACGTACCCCGCCCCGCCGGCAATACCGAGCCATTCCTCAATCTCGACGAATACGGGGTGAACCAGCCGCCCATTCACGAGTACCTGAGGGAAATGCATGATGCCGTATTCGCTGGCCGCGATCTCTACTCGGTTGGCGAGACGTGGTGGGTGGGTGCGCACAATACCATCGACTTCACCGGATACCACCGCCGGGAACTCAATGCCGCCTTTTACTTCTATTTCCACGAGTGCGCCAGCGGCCAGGCTCATTTCGAAAACTTCTCCAATCTCTACGAGGCCACCCGCGGGAAAAGCTGGCTCACCGTCACGCTCGGAAATCACGACTCCCGCCGCAGTCTGTCACGGTTCGGCGATCCCGTGAATTATCGCCATGCATCCGCCTCGCTTCTAGCCACCTGGCTGCTCACCCTGCCGGCGACTCCCTTCCTTTTCCAAGGCGAGGAACTCGGCCTCACCGACCATGCATATTCCACGATCACGGACTATCGCGACATCCAGACGGTGAATCGCTACCAGGAACTCGTTGCCTCCGGAGTTTCACCGGAAAAGGCCCTTGCCGAGGTACGAGTGACGAGCCGGGACAACGGTCGCTCACCCATCCCCTGGGATGCCACCCCCGGAGCGGGGTTCAGCCGTGGAGTCCCATGGCTGCCCATTGCCGGAGATCATCGTCCTTTCCATGCTGCCGGACAGGTCGATGATCCCGGCTCCATCTTTCACGCCTATGCCCGGCTGCTCGCATTGCGCAAGCAGGTGAAATCTCTTGTTTACGGTGACTTCACTCCCATCAAGGAGTCAGGGCAGGTCCTCGCCTATCGACGCGGAGAGTGGGGCAGCCATCCCGCCGTCTGTGTCATTTTGAACTGGGGATCATCCGCTCAGCCCTGGCCTTGCCCGATACCATCGGCCGACGGCATTCTGTACGCAAATCACGGAGGCATTGCCTATTCCCATCTGCGCCCCTGGGAAGCGGTCATATTCACCGCGGCCCGGCTCTGA
- a CDS encoding trehalase family glycosidase, giving the protein MPPSSPDQVRAFIASHWDDTVRFSPRDDETLIGLPYPYTIPTRKDVFQELYYWDTYFTCLGLAATGRRDLALNNARNLLAEVERFGFVPNGNRTYYLSRSQSPYLAPLVGLVAEESSQDTEFLQEAIPLLKREYEFWVKRRTVSPGLAHHGCHATREELIEFFPTVRDRLGLPEACAEDDLDFVARVMSECETGWDMNSRFAKRCPDFFPVDLNSNLWLYETLLARWTEGEESVRWAERADSRRTLINSLCWDAEQGAWFDYDHVNRRRSVVWNAGLFQPLWVGLATPEQAASVVANALPKLEFDHGITATLPPENATPFQWDHPNMWPPIQHIVYRGLARYGYIAEGRRIAEKYIDCVTRAFNLTGDLWEKYNVADGSHIARNEAGYFKNPVNLATGGDDIPEAETPSMMGWTAGVFIDAQDFLAGGKYWLNPLPHSH; this is encoded by the coding sequence ATGCCCCCATCGTCTCCCGATCAGGTGCGGGCGTTCATCGCATCCCATTGGGACGATACCGTTCGCTTTTCGCCGAGAGACGACGAGACGCTGATCGGGCTGCCTTACCCCTACACGATTCCAACACGCAAAGATGTCTTCCAGGAGCTCTATTACTGGGACACCTATTTCACCTGTCTGGGCCTGGCCGCCACAGGCAGGAGGGACCTTGCTCTTAACAATGCACGCAATCTTCTTGCCGAAGTAGAAAGGTTTGGCTTCGTCCCCAACGGCAACCGCACGTATTACCTCAGCCGCTCCCAGTCTCCCTATCTCGCTCCGCTGGTAGGTCTCGTGGCTGAGGAGTCCAGTCAGGATACGGAGTTCCTGCAAGAGGCGATACCATTGCTCAAGCGGGAGTATGAATTCTGGGTTAAGCGCCGCACCGTTTCTCCCGGCCTCGCTCACCATGGCTGCCACGCTACCCGCGAGGAGCTAATCGAATTCTTCCCCACCGTAAGGGATCGCCTCGGATTGCCCGAGGCATGTGCAGAGGACGATCTGGACTTCGTCGCCCGGGTGATGTCCGAATGTGAAACTGGCTGGGATATGAACTCGCGATTCGCCAAGCGCTGTCCCGATTTCTTCCCGGTCGACCTCAATAGCAATCTTTGGCTCTACGAGACACTCCTCGCCCGATGGACCGAAGGGGAGGAAAGCGTACGCTGGGCTGAGCGGGCCGATAGTCGACGAACCCTCATCAACTCTCTCTGCTGGGATGCGGAGCAAGGCGCATGGTTCGATTATGATCATGTGAATCGCCGGCGATCCGTCGTGTGGAATGCCGGCCTGTTTCAGCCTCTCTGGGTCGGACTCGCCACCCCGGAGCAGGCAGCGTCGGTTGTTGCCAATGCTCTGCCGAAACTGGAGTTTGACCATGGCATAACCGCCACCCTTCCACCGGAAAACGCCACTCCCTTCCAGTGGGACCATCCCAACATGTGGCCTCCCATACAGCATATCGTCTATCGCGGTCTCGCGCGATATGGATACATTGCCGAAGGCCGGCGTATTGCGGAAAAATATATCGACTGCGTCACCCGGGCTTTCAATCTGACCGGAGATCTTTGGGAAAAGTACAATGTCGCCGATGGCTCCCATATAGCCAGAAATGAGGCTGGATATTTCAAAAATCCGGTCAACCTGGCAACAGGAGGGGACGATATTCCGGAGGCGGAGACGCCTTCCATGATGGGATGGACGGCCGGCGTCTTCATCGACGCCCAGGACTTTCTGGCGGGCGGAAAGTATTGGCTCAACCCGCTCCCGCACAGTCACTGA
- a CDS encoding alpha/beta hydrolase: protein MTPGILSFSRASRTLVAAAVVLGFLTAALPAGEDISFKSDIPYLGADRTEKLDVYLPAVGLPRPRPAVIFIHGGGWSGGSKSDQLSKEFCNALAEKGYVAVSIDYLLNKARKDIDGKTHFDKVAWPQNFLDCKTAVRFVRKNARDFGIDPDRLAIMGASAGAHLALLVAATKDSDQWNKGGLYLDQSNDISAVIEFYGRHDVTVDRRPHFAGATEEETESNVIAASPATHLTSKMPPVLAVQGDADDIVPVSFGRRLITQLKELGVPYEYIEVPGAKHAFGLTPPQKDLRAEVFAFLAKYLGQNLPAENQLD, encoded by the coding sequence ATGACTCCAGGCATCCTCAGTTTCTCGCGCGCTTCCCGCACTCTCGTCGCCGCAGCTGTCGTCCTCGGGTTTCTCACCGCAGCCCTGCCCGCCGGAGAGGATATCTCGTTCAAATCAGACATCCCATACCTCGGCGCAGACCGTACGGAGAAACTGGATGTTTACCTCCCTGCCGTGGGACTCCCTCGTCCTCGCCCAGCGGTCATCTTCATTCACGGCGGAGGATGGAGCGGCGGGAGCAAGAGCGATCAACTTTCCAAGGAGTTTTGCAATGCCCTGGCCGAAAAAGGATATGTCGCTGTTTCCATCGATTATCTGCTGAACAAGGCGCGCAAGGATATCGATGGAAAGACCCATTTTGACAAGGTCGCCTGGCCGCAGAACTTTCTCGATTGCAAGACAGCGGTGCGTTTCGTTCGGAAAAATGCCAGGGATTTCGGGATCGATCCGGACCGCCTCGCCATCATGGGAGCCTCTGCTGGCGCCCATCTGGCCCTTTTGGTCGCCGCGACCAAAGACTCTGATCAATGGAACAAAGGCGGCCTTTATCTGGATCAGAGCAACGACATCAGCGCTGTGATCGAGTTCTATGGACGGCATGATGTCACCGTCGATCGGCGCCCCCACTTCGCCGGAGCGACAGAGGAGGAAACCGAATCCAATGTCATCGCAGCCTCCCCCGCCACTCATCTCACATCAAAGATGCCGCCTGTACTGGCCGTGCAGGGCGACGCCGATGACATCGTCCCGGTCTCCTTTGGCCGCCGGCTGATCACCCAGCTCAAGGAGCTGGGGGTTCCCTACGAATACATTGAGGTGCCCGGCGCCAAACATGCTTTTGGCCTGACACCGCCACAGAAGGATCTCCGCGCCGAAGTCTTTGCGTTCCTGGCAAAATACCTGGGACAGAATCTGCCTGCAGAAAACCAGCTGGATTGA
- the mdcA gene encoding malonate decarboxylase subunit alpha, with amino-acid sequence MSSPDKVARRKEKLERVAKVFGPGKVIPAARTVEFLELILSPGDRVVHEGDNQKQGDFLAEKLAQVDPKKVNGLKLAVSCIGLPEHLDLFENGIAEVVDFAYAGPQGGRLAELVGKGTVKIGAVHTYVELYARYFAELRPDVACLVAIDADAQGNLYTGSNTEETPALVEATAFGGGIVVVQANELTDSLRRVDIPGEWVDFVIESPKPFHLEALFTKDPALLDETRILMAMMAMKAIYQKYLPKVLNHGVGFNTAAIELLLPTYGEELGLKGKACTHWALNPHPTMIPAIESGFVEAIACIGGEVGMEDYVASKPDIFPLGRDGSLRSNRFYGQMAGHFADMFVGATLQIDPFGNSSTVTADRLAGFGGAPNFGAENRARRHLSEAFLRAGAEAHAGDYMPQGRKLVVQMVETFQGANKPTFVERLEAWDAMKTAGFEVPPVMIYGDDVSHIVTEEGVANLLLCRTMEEREQAVRGVAGFTPVGLKRDHAMVASLRDRGVIQRAEDLGIRKSDVSRDRLAARNIHDLVRWSGGLYNPPSRFRNW; translated from the coding sequence ATGAGTTCCCCTGATAAGGTAGCCCGTCGCAAAGAAAAACTGGAAAGGGTCGCGAAGGTGTTTGGGCCGGGCAAAGTCATCCCCGCTGCGCGTACCGTGGAGTTTCTGGAACTCATTCTCTCGCCCGGCGACCGGGTGGTGCATGAGGGCGATAACCAGAAGCAGGGCGACTTTCTGGCAGAGAAGCTCGCTCAGGTCGATCCGAAGAAAGTCAACGGACTCAAGCTCGCCGTCTCTTGCATCGGTCTGCCCGAGCATCTGGATCTTTTTGAAAATGGCATCGCCGAGGTTGTCGACTTTGCCTACGCTGGGCCGCAGGGCGGGCGTCTCGCGGAACTGGTCGGCAAGGGCACGGTGAAAATCGGCGCGGTCCACACCTACGTGGAACTCTATGCCCGCTATTTTGCGGAGTTACGCCCCGATGTGGCCTGTCTCGTCGCGATAGATGCCGACGCGCAGGGCAATCTTTACACCGGATCAAATACCGAGGAAACGCCTGCACTGGTTGAGGCAACAGCCTTCGGCGGAGGCATCGTGGTGGTACAGGCCAACGAGCTCACCGACAGTCTCCGCCGAGTAGACATCCCGGGCGAATGGGTCGACTTTGTCATCGAGAGTCCGAAACCGTTTCATCTCGAGGCGTTGTTTACCAAGGACCCTGCGCTCCTCGACGAGACGCGCATCCTCATGGCCATGATGGCGATGAAGGCGATTTATCAGAAGTACCTGCCGAAGGTGCTGAACCACGGCGTGGGTTTCAATACCGCTGCCATCGAGCTTCTCCTGCCGACTTATGGCGAGGAGCTTGGGCTTAAGGGCAAGGCCTGCACGCACTGGGCGCTGAATCCGCATCCGACCATGATCCCCGCCATTGAAAGTGGCTTCGTAGAGGCCATTGCCTGCATCGGCGGCGAGGTCGGCATGGAAGACTATGTCGCCTCAAAGCCCGACATCTTCCCGCTAGGTCGCGATGGAAGCCTGCGGTCCAATCGCTTTTACGGTCAGATGGCCGGTCACTTTGCCGACATGTTCGTCGGAGCGACGCTCCAGATCGACCCGTTTGGCAACAGTTCCACCGTCACGGCGGACCGGTTGGCCGGATTTGGTGGCGCTCCGAACTTTGGCGCGGAGAATCGTGCGCGTCGCCATCTTTCCGAGGCCTTTCTGCGTGCCGGAGCCGAAGCTCATGCGGGCGATTATATGCCGCAGGGTCGCAAGCTGGTTGTGCAGATGGTTGAGACCTTTCAGGGGGCGAACAAGCCGACTTTCGTGGAACGGCTGGAGGCTTGGGATGCGATGAAGACGGCGGGATTTGAGGTGCCGCCCGTGATGATTTATGGCGACGATGTGAGCCACATCGTGACCGAGGAGGGAGTGGCAAATCTGCTGCTCTGCCGCACGATGGAGGAGCGCGAGCAGGCCGTGCGCGGCGTGGCGGGATTTACCCCGGTCGGTCTCAAGCGCGATCACGCGATGGTGGCCAGTCTCCGCGATCGCGGCGTCATCCAGCGCGCCGAGGACCTCGGCATACGCAAGAGCGATGTTTCGCGCGACCGACTCGCCGCCCGTAATATCCACGATCTCGTTCGCTGGTCGGGCGGGCTCTACAATCCGCCGAGCCGATTCCGTAACTGGTAA
- the mdcC gene encoding malonate decarboxylase acyl carrier protein → MENLSFEFDGGPNAPKSGKPYSVSGVVASSNLEVLAQPMDLGGKVRFEVNTTVAHFEDAWRAVFADFVDRSQPRDVLFSINDFAAIPPVVSLRLDQAWEALA, encoded by the coding sequence ATGGAAAACCTATCTTTTGAATTTGATGGCGGCCCGAATGCGCCGAAATCCGGGAAGCCGTATTCCGTCTCCGGAGTGGTGGCCTCCAGCAACCTCGAGGTGCTCGCCCAGCCGATGGATCTTGGCGGCAAGGTGCGCTTTGAGGTAAATACGACGGTTGCGCATTTTGAAGACGCGTGGCGCGCTGTCTTCGCCGATTTCGTTGATCGCAGCCAGCCGCGTGACGTGCTTTTCTCCATCAATGATTTTGCCGCGATCCCACCGGTGGTGAGCCTGAGGCTGGATCAGGCCTGGGAGGCTCTCGCATGA
- a CDS encoding biotin-independent malonate decarboxylase subunit beta, with translation MKLTPRISFYEASARQRVAGILDAGSFREILPPTEQRISPHLGMFGAPVAFDDGAVVGEGTLGGKEVYIFAQEGKFRGGSLGEVHAAKITGLLRLAAIRKPAAVLGLFDSGGVRLEEANAGEIGSTEIMRAILEAQCAGIPVIGLLGGSCGCFGGSGITSSCCDALVASEEARLSVSGPEVIETVMGVEAFDSRDRALVWRTTGGKNRFLFGKVATLVDDHIPAFRAAAAALIQPSEPLTVESLRAERVRLARRIDDYGSCTDARQVWRKMGLDADRVPDMTAAELTAAKPA, from the coding sequence ATGAAATTGACTCCGCGTATTTCCTTTTACGAAGCCTCGGCCCGTCAGCGTGTGGCGGGGATTCTCGATGCCGGTTCTTTCCGCGAAATCCTGCCTCCCACCGAGCAGAGAATCAGTCCGCATCTCGGCATGTTCGGAGCGCCGGTCGCCTTTGACGATGGTGCGGTGGTGGGCGAGGGGACGCTCGGCGGAAAAGAGGTTTATATTTTCGCCCAGGAGGGCAAGTTTCGCGGCGGTTCACTTGGTGAGGTGCATGCGGCCAAGATCACCGGCCTGCTGCGGCTCGCCGCCATTCGCAAGCCTGCGGCAGTGCTTGGGCTTTTTGATTCCGGTGGAGTGCGCCTGGAGGAGGCGAATGCCGGCGAGATCGGCTCGACGGAAATCATGCGCGCCATCCTGGAAGCGCAGTGCGCCGGCATACCCGTCATCGGGCTGCTTGGCGGGAGTTGTGGATGTTTTGGCGGCTCGGGCATCACGAGCAGTTGCTGCGATGCGCTCGTCGCCTCGGAGGAGGCGCGGCTCAGTGTCTCCGGGCCCGAGGTGATCGAGACCGTGATGGGCGTGGAGGCGTTTGATTCGCGTGATCGAGCCCTCGTCTGGCGTACCACAGGAGGGAAGAATCGTTTCCTTTTCGGCAAGGTCGCCACGCTCGTCGATGATCACATTCCTGCGTTCCGTGCGGCTGCTGCTGCGCTGATCCAGCCCAGCGAGCCGCTCACCGTGGAAAGTCTCCGCGCCGAGCGTGTACGGCTGGCCCGACGTATCGACGACTACGGCTCCTGTACGGATGCCCGGCAGGTCTGGCGGAAGATGGGCCTCGATGCCGATCGCGTGCCGGACATGACCGCTGCTGAATTGACCGCCGCTAAACCCGCCTGA
- a CDS encoding biotin-independent malonate decarboxylase subunit gamma has protein sequence MELPILLDQLFPEGHRVAAEDWLVSGEATLGGRPVAVLGTTNHVFIGIRESIALSGKLLDIVERSPGMPIIMLVDNNGQRMALDEELLVLPEYIAHLLRAQQLARNNGHKLIAVVYGNSIAGGFIAFGMLADRIVSVPGAETSVMKLEAIARVTKMPLEKLQDLARQVSVFAPGCENFFRMGGLHEMWADDFSSRLQKVLESDDAQDNRAILGKERGGRNVALAVIEEVRG, from the coding sequence ATGGAACTCCCCATCCTGCTTGATCAACTTTTCCCTGAAGGCCACCGTGTCGCCGCCGAAGACTGGCTCGTCTCCGGCGAGGCCACGCTCGGCGGGCGCCCTGTGGCTGTGCTCGGCACCACGAATCATGTCTTCATCGGTATCCGGGAATCGATCGCTCTTTCCGGAAAGCTCCTGGATATCGTGGAAAGGAGTCCCGGCATGCCCATCATCATGCTGGTCGACAACAACGGCCAGCGCATGGCCCTCGACGAGGAGCTCCTTGTCCTGCCCGAATACATCGCCCACCTCTTGCGCGCCCAGCAGTTGGCTCGCAATAACGGCCACAAGCTGATCGCAGTCGTCTATGGCAATTCCATCGCCGGTGGCTTCATCGCCTTTGGCATGCTGGCCGATCGCATCGTCTCTGTTCCCGGAGCGGAAACCTCGGTGATGAAACTCGAGGCCATTGCCCGGGTGACGAAGATGCCGCTGGAAAAACTTCAGGATCTCGCGAGACAGGTGTCTGTCTTTGCTCCGGGCTGCGAGAACTTCTTCCGTATGGGCGGACTGCACGAGATGTGGGCGGATGATTTCTCGAGTCGCCTGCAAAAGGTCCTCGAAAGCGATGACGCACAGGACAACCGCGCTATCCTCGGCAAGGAACGCGGTGGTCGCAACGTGGCCCTCGCGGTTATCGAGGAAGTCCGCGGTTAA